The sequence below is a genomic window from Acidilobus saccharovorans 345-15.
ACTCAACCTCGCTCAGGAGCACGACGTGCACCACGTCAGTCGAGTCGTCGACCAGCTGCGCCGCGGCCCTGGCAGCCTCCTTGGCCACCGCGAGGCCCCCGGGGCCAACGAAGGCGCTCCTCTGCACCCTTGAGAGGCCCATCCTCTCCAGCTCCCTGGAGAGCCTGAGCCTCCTCGAGTCGTCGCTCACGTCGTAAACCACCAGGACCCTCACAGGGGCTCACCCCCGGCGTAGCATGAGTACGCCTGCCCTGACCTGAGCGAGGAGGCCAGCCTGTACGCGTACTCCCTGAGCGCCTCAGAGTACGTCATGGGCCTGTAGGCGCCGAGGGCCTGGTCCTTGAGCCTGTTGAAGAGCGCTTCAAGCAGA
It includes:
- the cas2 gene encoding CRISPR-associated endonuclease Cas2, which gives rise to MRVLVVYDVSDDSRRLRLSRELERMGLSRVQRSAFVGPGGLAVAKEAARAAAQLVDDSTDVVHVVLLSEVEWANALVVGRPLAAPRVAEVTLLG